From Mycobacteriales bacterium, the proteins below share one genomic window:
- a CDS encoding histidine kinase gives MALQPHAAAPPATGTPPGPVVLWTVLLATAGASTMAVLLASGNTELFQPRLRVALLAWTTLPFIGAGLIAWRRRPDSRFGPLLIAAGLVTPVSTLQWSDTAVLNTVGQLCDLLLPALWLHVFLAYPTGRVTGRARRVVVAAGYAVALLLQLVVLVLGGFDDRHLLAIAVRPDIAETVQNVQLLALMSLSLIGAVALWQRQRATGPVLRRPVALLVDAFGAGLVMVAALLAAGTFQLPGFEILRLVTFAVVGLAPPAFLLGLLDQRLARSGVGELVVRLNAGPPADLRDLIARALRDDSLTVVYWLPEYGDWADGHGRPATLPGAGAYRAVTVVEQRGEPLAALLHHPSLLEEPELVAAVSAAAAIALENDRLQVELRARLQDLHGSRSRLIDAAQDERRRLERDLHDGAQQRLIALSLELGLLEGTLNGDRETRERLGRARQEVAVSLRELRDIARGIHPAVVSGHGLAVALESVAGRTAMPLDLQMADVPRLPENIEVAAYYVVCESLANTAKHAGASAAAVDVRMAAGLLVVQVSDNGVGGADLARGTGLRGLADRVEALDGRLRVWTPVGGGTCVRAEFPGTPL, from the coding sequence ATGGCCCTCCAACCGCATGCCGCTGCCCCGCCCGCGACCGGTACGCCGCCCGGGCCGGTCGTGCTGTGGACGGTCCTGCTCGCCACCGCGGGCGCGAGCACCATGGCCGTCTTGCTCGCCTCCGGCAACACCGAACTGTTCCAGCCGCGGCTGCGGGTCGCGCTGCTGGCCTGGACGACGCTGCCGTTCATCGGAGCCGGGCTGATCGCCTGGCGGCGCCGGCCGGACAGCCGGTTCGGCCCGCTGCTCATCGCGGCCGGTCTGGTCACCCCGGTGAGCACGCTGCAGTGGTCGGACACGGCCGTGCTCAACACCGTCGGCCAGCTCTGTGACCTGCTGCTGCCGGCGCTCTGGCTGCACGTGTTCCTGGCCTACCCGACCGGCCGGGTCACCGGCCGCGCCCGCCGGGTCGTCGTCGCCGCCGGGTACGCCGTGGCGCTCCTCCTGCAGCTCGTCGTGCTCGTTCTGGGCGGCTTCGACGACCGGCACCTGCTCGCGATCGCGGTCCGCCCGGACATCGCCGAGACCGTGCAGAACGTCCAGCTGCTGGCGCTGATGTCGTTGTCGCTGATCGGCGCGGTCGCGCTCTGGCAGCGGCAGCGGGCCACCGGGCCGGTGCTGCGGCGGCCGGTCGCGCTGCTGGTCGACGCCTTCGGCGCCGGGCTGGTGATGGTCGCGGCGCTGCTGGCGGCCGGCACCTTCCAGCTGCCCGGGTTCGAGATCCTGCGGCTGGTCACGTTCGCGGTGGTCGGGCTGGCACCGCCGGCGTTCCTGCTCGGGCTGCTCGACCAGCGGCTGGCCCGCTCGGGCGTGGGCGAGCTCGTCGTCCGCCTGAACGCGGGACCGCCGGCGGACCTGCGCGACCTGATCGCCCGGGCGCTGCGGGACGACTCGCTGACCGTCGTCTACTGGCTGCCCGAGTACGGCGACTGGGCCGACGGGCACGGCCGGCCGGCGACGCTGCCGGGCGCCGGCGCGTACCGGGCGGTGACGGTGGTCGAGCAGCGCGGCGAGCCGCTGGCGGCGCTGCTGCACCACCCGTCGCTGCTGGAGGAACCCGAGCTCGTCGCCGCGGTCAGCGCCGCCGCGGCGATCGCGCTGGAGAACGACCGGCTGCAGGTCGAGCTGCGGGCCCGGCTGCAGGATCTGCACGGCTCCCGGTCCCGGCTGATCGACGCGGCCCAGGACGAGCGCCGCCGGCTGGAGCGCGACCTGCACGACGGCGCCCAGCAGCGGCTGATCGCGCTGTCGCTGGAGCTCGGGCTGCTGGAGGGCACCCTGAACGGCGACCGGGAGACCCGGGAGCGGCTCGGCCGGGCCCGGCAGGAAGTCGCGGTCTCCCTGCGGGAGCTGCGGGACATCGCCCGGGGCATCCATCCGGCCGTGGTCAGCGGGCACGGTCTGGCCGTGGCGCTGGAGTCGGTCGCGGGCCGCACCGCGATGCCGCTGGACCTGCAGATGGCCGACGTGCCGCGGCTGCCGGAGAACATCGAGGTCGCGGCGTACTACGTGGTCTGCGAGAGCCTGGCCAACACGGCCAAGCACGCGGGCGCCAGCGCGGCCGCGGTCGACGTCCGGATGGCGGCCGGGCTGCTGGTCGTCCAGGTCAGCGACAACGGCGTCGGCGGCGCGGACCTGGCCCGCGGGACCGGGCTGCGTGGGCTGGCCGACCGGGTCGAGGCGCTGGACGGGCGACTGCGGGTCTGGACGCCGGTCGGCGGCGGAACCTGCGTGCGGGCCGAGTTCCCCGGCACCCCGCTCTGA
- a CDS encoding DUF4234 domain-containing protein, with protein MSEPAPPETHPPIPLPAGDERLPPRYDERSQAPGLPLELGLPPRGEYQLLPGSTVRYRNPIVVGVLTVITLGIHTIVWWYLVNRELADHGRALGRDDLGTDPAASTLAYFPGGLVVVPAVWTSVTTFQRIQAAQRLYHRLPIDGWLGLVLGVFLTPVLIGYMQSGLNSAWSAAALRRA; from the coding sequence ATGTCCGAACCCGCGCCCCCCGAAACCCACCCCCCCATCCCACTGCCGGCCGGCGACGAACGGCTGCCGCCCCGGTACGACGAGCGGTCGCAGGCACCCGGTCTGCCGCTGGAGCTCGGCCTGCCGCCGCGCGGCGAGTACCAGCTGCTGCCCGGCTCGACGGTGAGGTACCGCAACCCGATCGTGGTCGGTGTCCTCACCGTCATCACCCTCGGGATCCACACGATCGTCTGGTGGTACCTGGTCAACCGGGAGCTGGCCGACCACGGCCGGGCCCTGGGCCGGGACGACCTGGGCACCGACCCGGCCGCCTCGACCCTGGCCTACTTCCCCGGCGGGCTGGTCGTCGTCCCGGCCGTCTGGACGTCGGTGACGACGTTCCAGCGCATCCAGGCCGCGCAGCGGCTGTACCACCGGCTGCCGATCGACGGCTGGCTCGGCCTCGTCCTCGGCGTGTTCCTCACCCCCGTGCTGATCGGCTACATGCAGAGCGGGCTCAACTCGGCCTGGTCCGCGGCCGCGCTGCGACGGGCCTGA
- a CDS encoding response regulator transcription factor yields MPLRVLIVDDHALFRDAARRVLVASGFEVVSDAVDGAGALRLAAELCPDVVLLDVQLPDADGFAVAQALAGTRPAPIVVMVSSRSRAEYGGLVERSGARGFIDKADLSGPRLRAELA; encoded by the coding sequence GTGCCGCTGCGGGTGCTGATCGTGGACGACCACGCCCTGTTCCGGGACGCGGCCCGGCGGGTGCTGGTCGCCTCCGGCTTCGAGGTCGTCAGCGACGCGGTCGACGGCGCCGGGGCGCTGCGGCTGGCGGCCGAACTGTGCCCGGACGTGGTGCTGCTGGACGTCCAGCTCCCGGACGCGGACGGCTTCGCGGTCGCCCAAGCGCTGGCCGGCACCCGGCCGGCGCCGATCGTCGTCATGGTCTCCAGCCGGTCCCGCGCCGAGTACGGCGGCCTGGTCGAGCGCAGCGGCGCCCGCGGCTTCATCGACAAGGCCGACCTGTCCGGACCGCGACTGCGCGCGGAGCTCGCCTAG
- a CDS encoding CPBP family intramembrane glutamic endopeptidase gives MPFLVAIVVLGANLAANRLAPGAHLLIGIAVVPGLALIARAAGLTRAELGLGRWRDGLRWGGIPALALAAGYGLLLVVPPARDVLERADGQSWPAVVLAVLLVIPVGTVLAEELAFRGVLWALVRRRAGTAAATAISSVLFGLWHVLPALGAGPANEIVGGATAVRVAATVVVTGIAGVGFCWLRVRSGSLLAPALLHWAVNGLGLLAVQVA, from the coding sequence ATGCCGTTCCTGGTCGCGATCGTGGTGCTGGGTGCGAACCTGGCCGCGAACCGGCTCGCCCCGGGCGCGCATCTGCTCATCGGGATCGCGGTCGTGCCGGGACTGGCGCTGATCGCGCGCGCCGCCGGGCTGACCCGCGCCGAGCTCGGGCTCGGGCGGTGGCGGGACGGCCTGCGCTGGGGCGGGATCCCGGCCCTCGCGCTCGCCGCCGGGTACGGGCTGCTGCTGGTCGTCCCGCCCGCCCGGGACGTCCTCGAACGCGCCGACGGTCAGAGCTGGCCCGCGGTCGTGCTCGCGGTGCTGCTGGTGATCCCGGTCGGCACCGTGCTGGCCGAGGAGCTCGCCTTCCGCGGCGTGCTCTGGGCGCTGGTCCGCCGCCGGGCCGGAACGGCTGCGGCGACGGCGATCTCGTCCGTCCTGTTCGGACTGTGGCACGTGCTGCCGGCGCTGGGTGCCGGCCCGGCCAACGAGATCGTCGGCGGCGCGACCGCGGTCCGGGTGGCCGCCACGGTCGTGGTCACCGGGATCGCGGGCGTCGGCTTCTGCTGGCTGCGGGTCCGCAGCGGGAGCTTGCTCGCGCCCGCCCTGCTGCACTGGGCGGTCAACGGCCTGGGGCTGCTGGCCGTCCAGGTCGCGTGA
- a CDS encoding cation diffusion facilitator family transporter produces the protein MSETFGGHSHDAADSIDDALEADKAGRRALLTSLAVLGVTAVLQAIVVVFTGSIALLGETLHNAADALTAVPLLVAFALARRAATKRFTYGYGRAEDLAGLFVVAMIALSSVLAAYEAIRRLIDPQGVERVWAVALAGLIGFVGNEWVARYRIRVGRQIGSAALVADGLHARTDGFTSLAVLLSAGGVAVGWQWADPVVGLLITVAILGVLRSAVVQVGARLMDAVDPALVDSATRAVAGVEGVRGVRDLRVRWIGHTLRAEADITVDDSLTLAQAHDLAHHAERHLLADVRRLNAATIHVSPAGAHP, from the coding sequence GTGTCGGAGACGTTCGGCGGTCACTCCCACGACGCGGCCGACTCGATCGACGACGCGCTGGAGGCCGACAAGGCCGGCCGGCGGGCGCTGCTGACCAGCCTGGCCGTGCTCGGGGTGACCGCGGTCCTGCAGGCGATCGTGGTCGTGTTCACCGGGTCCATCGCGCTGCTCGGCGAAACGCTGCACAACGCCGCTGACGCGCTGACCGCCGTGCCGTTGCTGGTGGCGTTCGCGCTGGCGCGGCGGGCGGCGACGAAGCGGTTCACCTACGGGTACGGCCGGGCCGAGGACCTCGCCGGCCTGTTCGTCGTCGCCATGATCGCGCTGTCGTCGGTGCTCGCCGCGTACGAGGCGATCCGGCGGCTGATCGACCCGCAGGGCGTGGAGCGGGTGTGGGCGGTCGCGCTGGCCGGGCTGATCGGGTTCGTGGGCAACGAGTGGGTCGCGCGCTACCGGATCCGGGTCGGCCGGCAGATCGGGTCGGCCGCGCTGGTCGCCGACGGCCTGCACGCCCGGACCGACGGGTTCACCAGCCTCGCGGTCCTGCTCAGCGCCGGGGGCGTCGCCGTGGGTTGGCAGTGGGCCGATCCGGTGGTGGGTCTGCTGATCACCGTCGCGATCCTCGGCGTGCTGCGCTCGGCCGTCGTGCAGGTCGGCGCCCGGCTGATGGACGCCGTCGACCCGGCGCTCGTCGACTCGGCCACGAGGGCGGTCGCCGGTGTCGAGGGCGTCCGCGGCGTACGGGACCTGCGGGTCCGCTGGATCGGCCACACGCTCCGGGCCGAGGCCGACATCACCGTGGACGACAGCCTGACCCTGGCGCAGGCGCACGACCTCGCCCACCACGCCGAACGGCACCTGCTGGCCGACGTCCGCCGGCTCAACGCGGCCACCATCCACGTGAGCCCGGCCGGCGCCCATCCCTGA
- a CDS encoding alpha/beta-hydrolase family protein, translating to MSAVVEDSTAAPAVPERVERAHPGRTAAILVGAWFFLASITPSLIPRSWYMQGIAAGLSTAYGYGLGLVISWCWRRVRNRLQLRITMAPVWARRLRRTGWIALAVIVTLVWLWSLHWQRDTARLVGKAVPGPITLVLSLAATVLVFVLVILAGRGLRWLTRRSSKVGQRFFRPWVATTLAVLLVGGLLLVLTNSVIYRRAMDYAGKQAAVVNSRTPDGRLAPTSPLRTGGPGSPVPWSSLGRNGQAFVSDGSSPAAITAATGAPAIEPIRVYAGLTGGRTVDQVADAVVAELRRTGGFDRSVLALMTTTGRGWVDEWTASSIEYLTGGDSAIAGMQYSYLPSPVALLSDRRTPATAGRALLGRVEAELATRPAASRPLLLLGGESLGAYGGQAPFRDGDDMLARIDGAVWVGTPNFTPLLRTLTDDRQGGSPEVVPVVGDGTHIRFASRPAELTRDLYGRSYGAWEAPRVAYVQHASDPIARWSPNLLIEQPDWMHEGVGSDVTVMNWTSFATFWQLTTDMMVAGSTPAGHGHSYQDELVPAWAGVLGLDPTADYSRIQQSVARNYRSP from the coding sequence ATGAGCGCTGTGGTCGAGGACAGCACCGCCGCACCCGCCGTGCCGGAGCGGGTCGAGCGCGCGCATCCCGGCCGTACGGCGGCGATCCTGGTCGGGGCGTGGTTCTTCCTCGCCTCGATCACCCCGAGCCTCATCCCGCGCAGCTGGTACATGCAGGGCATCGCGGCCGGCCTCAGCACCGCGTACGGGTACGGCCTCGGGCTCGTCATCTCCTGGTGCTGGCGGCGGGTCCGCAACCGCCTGCAGCTGCGGATCACGATGGCGCCGGTGTGGGCCCGGCGGCTGCGCCGGACCGGCTGGATCGCGCTCGCGGTGATCGTGACGCTGGTCTGGCTCTGGAGCCTGCACTGGCAGCGGGACACCGCCCGGCTGGTCGGCAAGGCCGTGCCGGGGCCGATCACGCTGGTGCTGAGCCTGGCCGCCACGGTCCTGGTCTTCGTGCTGGTGATCCTGGCCGGGCGCGGCCTGCGCTGGCTGACCCGGCGCTCCTCGAAGGTCGGCCAGCGCTTCTTCCGGCCCTGGGTCGCGACCACCCTGGCCGTGCTGCTGGTCGGCGGGCTGCTGCTGGTGCTGACGAACTCGGTGATCTACCGCCGGGCGATGGACTACGCGGGCAAGCAGGCCGCCGTCGTCAACTCCCGTACGCCGGACGGCCGGCTCGCGCCGACCTCGCCGCTGCGCACCGGCGGCCCGGGCTCACCGGTGCCCTGGTCCTCGCTCGGCCGCAACGGCCAGGCGTTCGTCTCCGACGGCTCGTCCCCGGCCGCGATCACCGCCGCCACCGGCGCCCCCGCGATCGAGCCGATCCGCGTCTACGCCGGGCTGACCGGCGGCCGTACGGTCGACCAGGTCGCCGACGCGGTCGTGGCCGAGCTGCGCCGCACCGGCGGGTTCGACCGGTCCGTGCTCGCCCTGATGACGACGACCGGCCGGGGCTGGGTCGACGAGTGGACCGCGTCCTCGATCGAGTACCTCACCGGCGGGGACAGCGCGATCGCCGGAATGCAGTACTCGTACCTGCCGAGCCCGGTCGCGCTGCTGTCGGACCGCAGGACCCCGGCGACGGCCGGGCGCGCGTTGCTGGGCCGGGTCGAGGCCGAGCTGGCCACCCGGCCGGCCGCGTCCCGGCCGCTGCTGCTGCTCGGCGGCGAGTCGCTCGGCGCGTACGGCGGCCAGGCCCCGTTCCGGGACGGGGACGACATGCTCGCCCGCATCGACGGCGCTGTCTGGGTCGGGACGCCGAACTTCACGCCGCTGCTGCGCACGCTCACCGACGACCGGCAGGGCGGCTCCCCCGAGGTCGTCCCGGTCGTCGGCGACGGCACCCACATCCGGTTCGCCAGCCGTCCGGCCGAGCTCACCCGCGACCTCTACGGCCGCTCGTACGGGGCCTGGGAGGCGCCGCGGGTCGCGTACGTCCAGCACGCCTCCGACCCGATCGCGCGCTGGTCGCCGAACCTGCTCATCGAGCAGCCGGACTGGATGCACGAGGGCGTCGGCTCGGACGTGACCGTGATGAACTGGACGTCGTTCGCGACCTTCTGGCAGCTGACCACGGACATGATGGTGGCCGGCTCGACGCCGGCCGGGCACGGGCACAGCTACCAGGACGAGCTGGTGCCGGCCTGGGCCGGCGTGCTCGGGCTCGACCCGACCGCGGACTACAGCCGGATCCAGCAGTCGGTCGCCCGCAACTACCGCTCGCCCTGA
- a CDS encoding GlsB/YeaQ/YmgE family stress response membrane protein, with amino-acid sequence MSFIWAIIAGLIIGLIAQAVTPGKQNLPIWLTIIIGVVGAIIGNILASAIGVRHTGGIDWIRHLLQIVAAVGLIAVVEPAWSRRRLGSR; translated from the coding sequence ATGTCGTTCATCTGGGCGATCATCGCGGGACTCATCATCGGGTTGATCGCGCAGGCGGTCACGCCGGGCAAGCAGAACCTCCCGATCTGGCTGACGATCATCATCGGGGTCGTCGGGGCGATCATCGGCAACATCCTGGCCAGCGCGATCGGCGTACGGCACACGGGCGGGATCGACTGGATCCGGCACCTCCTGCAGATCGTCGCCGCCGTCGGGCTCATCGCCGTGGTCGAGCCGGCCTGGTCCCGCCGCCGCCTCGGCAGCCGCTAG
- a CDS encoding response regulator transcription factor, translating into MRVAIAEDSLLLREGLVRLLAGADLEVSAACATAEELLVRVRGDPPDVVIVDIRLPPTHTDEGMQAALHIRRHHPGVGVLVLSQYLELGLATQLLGDSADGAGYLLKDRISDVDDFVAAVRRVAAGGSAIDPQIVSTLLRRQRRDDPLQRLTPREREVLALMASGSSNQGIADALVITLRAVEKYVSSIFDKLGLPATPADSRRVLAVLHVLRS; encoded by the coding sequence ATGCGGGTAGCGATCGCGGAGGACAGCCTGCTGCTGCGGGAAGGTCTGGTCCGGCTGCTGGCCGGCGCCGACCTGGAGGTCTCGGCCGCCTGCGCCACCGCGGAGGAGCTGCTGGTCCGGGTGCGCGGCGACCCGCCCGACGTGGTGATCGTCGACATCCGGCTGCCGCCCACGCACACCGACGAGGGCATGCAGGCGGCGCTGCACATCCGCCGGCACCACCCCGGGGTCGGCGTGCTGGTGCTCTCCCAGTACCTGGAACTGGGGCTGGCGACCCAGCTGCTGGGCGACTCCGCCGACGGCGCCGGCTACCTGCTCAAGGACCGGATCAGCGACGTCGACGACTTCGTGGCCGCGGTCCGGCGGGTGGCCGCCGGCGGCTCGGCGATCGACCCGCAGATCGTCTCGACCCTGCTGCGCCGGCAGCGCCGGGACGACCCGCTGCAGCGGCTGACCCCGCGGGAGCGGGAGGTGCTGGCGCTGATGGCCTCCGGCAGCTCCAACCAGGGCATCGCCGACGCGCTGGTGATCACCCTGCGGGCGGTGGAGAAGTACGTCTCCAGCATCTTCGACAAGCTCGGCCTGCCGGCCACGCCGGCCGACTCCCGGCGGGTGCTGGCGGTCCTGCACGTGCTGCGGTCCTAG
- a CDS encoding diacylglycerol kinase family protein — translation MQEEPAKVGHRRLLARLAALAALVLLVLAVVPFLVLAVNIPAAIGVLACAAVAAYGVWLVVTRRRRARWLAVPVVLLALTGLGWTAYGHRVELVAFAGCLVLFGLAARAAVRTSRTATGVRPVPPAQRAVLFVNPRSGDGKADRVGLVEEATRRGITTVVLAPGDDLRAVVEQAIDAGADVVGMAGGDGSQGIVAAVASERGVAHVCIPSGTRNHFALDLGLDRDDPVGALDAFTAGVERWIDLAAVNGRVFVNNASLGLYASVVQSAAYRNAKLGTWQRLLPDLVGPDAAPADLRYDAPDGSPAPGAALVLVSNNPYELRRLRVAGTRPRLDAGRLGILSATATGLGRLPLARRLRPVRQWSATEFVIDSAQPLVALGLDGEAVRMAPPLRFTSRPGALRVRLPASAPGVSPAGAAVGLSRRDLERLIRIAAGR, via the coding sequence GTGCAGGAAGAGCCCGCGAAGGTCGGTCACCGGCGCCTGCTGGCCCGGCTCGCGGCGCTGGCCGCGCTGGTCCTGCTCGTCCTGGCCGTGGTCCCGTTCCTGGTGCTGGCGGTGAACATCCCGGCTGCGATCGGCGTGCTGGCCTGCGCCGCCGTGGCCGCGTACGGCGTCTGGCTGGTCGTCACGCGGCGCCGCCGGGCCCGCTGGCTGGCGGTGCCGGTGGTGCTGCTGGCGCTGACCGGCCTGGGCTGGACCGCGTACGGGCACCGGGTCGAGCTGGTGGCGTTCGCGGGCTGCCTGGTGCTGTTCGGGCTGGCCGCCCGGGCCGCGGTCCGGACCAGCCGTACGGCGACCGGGGTCCGGCCGGTGCCGCCGGCGCAGCGGGCGGTGCTGTTCGTCAACCCGCGCTCCGGCGACGGCAAGGCCGACCGGGTCGGGCTGGTCGAGGAGGCGACCCGGCGCGGCATCACCACCGTGGTCCTGGCCCCGGGCGACGACCTGCGGGCGGTGGTCGAGCAGGCGATCGACGCCGGCGCCGACGTGGTCGGGATGGCCGGCGGGGACGGCTCCCAGGGCATCGTCGCGGCCGTCGCCAGCGAGCGCGGCGTCGCCCACGTCTGCATCCCCTCCGGCACCCGCAACCACTTCGCGCTCGACCTCGGACTCGACCGGGACGACCCGGTCGGCGCGCTGGACGCGTTCACCGCCGGGGTGGAGCGGTGGATCGACCTGGCCGCGGTCAACGGCCGGGTCTTCGTCAACAACGCCTCCCTGGGCCTGTACGCGAGCGTGGTCCAGTCCGCGGCGTACCGGAACGCGAAGCTCGGGACCTGGCAGCGGCTGCTGCCGGACCTGGTCGGCCCGGACGCGGCCCCGGCCGACCTGCGCTACGACGCCCCGGACGGCTCGCCGGCGCCGGGCGCGGCGCTGGTCCTGGTCTCCAACAACCCGTACGAGCTGCGGCGGCTGCGGGTGGCCGGCACCCGCCCGCGGCTGGACGCCGGCCGGCTCGGCATCCTCTCGGCCACCGCGACCGGGCTGGGGCGGCTGCCGCTGGCCCGGCGGTTGCGGCCGGTCCGGCAGTGGTCGGCGACGGAGTTCGTGATCGACTCGGCCCAGCCGCTGGTCGCGCTGGGCCTGGACGGCGAGGCGGTCCGGATGGCGCCGCCGCTGCGGTTCACCTCGCGGCCGGGCGCGCTGCGGGTCCGGCTGCCCGCCTCCGCGCCCGGCGTGTCCCCGGCCGGCGCCGCCGTCGGCCTGTCCCGCCGCGACCTCGAGCGCTTGATCCGCATCGCGGCGGGCAGATGA
- a CDS encoding NmrA family NAD(P)-binding protein, producing the protein MTAPVLVTGATGRVGSLVVDLLVDAGVPVRALTRRSGTPLPADVEVVTGDLTEPGSLDAALDGVGAVFLVWTAPPATVPAVVERLGRHARRVVFLSSPHQTPHPFFRQPNPMADLHADIERRIAATGVESTILRPGMFASNTAVWWGPAIRADGVVRWPYGSAETAPVDERDVAAVAARALSHDGSAGDHVLTGPEALSQAEQVRIIGEVLGRPVTFQELSPDEFRRETQGSWPPPVVDMLLTAWAATIGTPAYVTTTIADLLGVPARSFRDWVTDNATAF; encoded by the coding sequence ATGACCGCGCCGGTGCTCGTCACCGGAGCGACCGGACGGGTCGGGAGCCTCGTCGTCGACCTCCTGGTCGACGCGGGCGTGCCGGTCCGCGCCCTCACACGCCGTTCCGGGACGCCGCTGCCGGCGGACGTCGAGGTCGTCACCGGCGACCTCACCGAGCCCGGGTCGCTCGACGCGGCCCTGGACGGGGTCGGCGCGGTCTTCCTCGTCTGGACCGCCCCGCCGGCCACCGTTCCGGCCGTCGTCGAGCGTCTCGGCCGGCACGCGCGGCGGGTCGTCTTCCTCTCCTCGCCGCACCAGACCCCGCACCCGTTCTTCCGGCAACCGAACCCGATGGCCGATCTGCACGCCGACATCGAGCGCCGCATCGCCGCCACCGGCGTCGAGTCGACGATCCTCCGGCCGGGGATGTTCGCCTCGAACACCGCGGTCTGGTGGGGTCCGGCGATCCGCGCCGACGGCGTCGTCCGCTGGCCGTACGGCAGCGCCGAGACGGCCCCCGTCGACGAGCGCGACGTCGCCGCCGTCGCCGCCCGGGCCCTGTCCCACGACGGGTCCGCCGGCGACCACGTCCTCACCGGCCCCGAAGCCCTGAGCCAGGCCGAGCAGGTCCGCATCATCGGCGAGGTCCTCGGCCGCCCGGTCACCTTCCAGGAGCTGTCCCCCGACGAGTTCCGGCGCGAGACGCAGGGCAGCTGGCCACCCCCGGTCGTGGACATGCTCCTGACCGCCTGGGCCGCCACGATCGGGACGCCGGCCTACGTCACCACCACGATCGCCGACCTCCTCGGCGTACCCGCCCGCTCCTTCCGCGACTGGGTGACCGACAACGCCACCGCCTTCTAG
- a CDS encoding M24 family metallopeptidase gives MVDEGGRVRELLAAQADAERLFEEVRNAGLIAAGEGEQAVSDRIRDLAHEMFGVDRWWHKRIVRSGPNTLQPYQENPPDRVIGADDIVFCDFGPIFAEWEADFGRTYVLGDDPVKHRLAGDLPRVFEAGRRYFAGDPGVTGEQLFGRVRELAREAGWEHGGQHAGHLIGEFPHERIAGDQIENYIATGSTQPMRRPDRTGRQCHWILEVHLVDRARGFGGFYEQLLDL, from the coding sequence GTGGTCGACGAGGGCGGGCGGGTCCGGGAGCTGCTGGCGGCTCAGGCCGATGCCGAGCGGTTGTTCGAGGAGGTCCGGAACGCAGGGCTGATCGCGGCGGGCGAGGGGGAGCAGGCGGTCAGCGACCGGATCCGGGACCTCGCGCACGAGATGTTCGGCGTGGACCGGTGGTGGCACAAGCGGATCGTGCGGTCGGGGCCGAACACGCTGCAGCCGTACCAGGAGAACCCGCCGGACCGGGTCATCGGAGCCGACGACATCGTGTTCTGCGACTTCGGGCCGATCTTCGCCGAGTGGGAGGCCGACTTCGGCCGGACGTACGTGCTGGGCGACGACCCGGTGAAGCACCGGCTGGCGGGCGACCTCCCGCGGGTGTTCGAGGCCGGCCGCCGGTACTTCGCCGGGGATCCCGGTGTCACCGGCGAGCAGCTCTTCGGCCGGGTCAGGGAGCTGGCCCGGGAGGCGGGCTGGGAGCATGGCGGCCAGCACGCCGGGCACCTGATCGGCGAGTTCCCGCACGAGCGGATCGCCGGCGACCAGATCGAGAACTACATCGCCACCGGCAGCACCCAGCCGATGCGCCGCCCGGACCGGACCGGCCGGCAGTGCCACTGGATCCTCGAGGTCCACCTCGTCGACCGGGCCCGCGGCTTCGGCGGCTTCTACGAACAACTGCTCGACCTGTAA
- a CDS encoding SDR family NAD(P)-dependent oxidoreductase, which translates to MDLGLVDKVAVVTGGSKGIGLAIARQLAAEGARVVLVSRTEADLAAAAASIEADTGRRPAIATADVGDDASVTALAERVAAEVGPVQVLVNAAATPNTAGGFPEDQLEDHINVKVRGALRTARAFAPGMIAAGWGRIVNISGLAARQSGSVVGSVRNVAVVAMSKTLADELGPQGVNVTVVHPGATATERTPALVARTAERQGTDAATAERSMARGVTIGRLVTAAEVADVVTFLASPRSVAINGDVIAAGGGVTGSVYY; encoded by the coding sequence ATGGATCTTGGGTTGGTGGACAAGGTCGCGGTGGTGACCGGGGGGAGCAAGGGGATCGGGCTGGCGATCGCGCGGCAGCTGGCCGCCGAGGGCGCCCGGGTCGTGCTCGTCTCCCGGACCGAGGCGGACCTGGCCGCGGCCGCGGCGTCGATCGAGGCGGACACCGGCCGCCGTCCGGCGATCGCCACCGCGGACGTGGGCGACGACGCCTCGGTCACCGCGCTGGCCGAGCGGGTCGCCGCCGAGGTCGGCCCGGTGCAGGTCCTGGTCAACGCCGCCGCCACGCCCAACACGGCCGGCGGGTTCCCGGAGGACCAGCTCGAGGACCACATCAACGTCAAGGTCCGCGGCGCGCTGCGCACCGCCCGGGCGTTCGCGCCGGGCATGATCGCGGCCGGCTGGGGCCGGATCGTCAACATCAGCGGGCTCGCGGCCCGCCAGTCCGGCAGCGTCGTCGGGTCGGTCCGGAACGTCGCGGTCGTCGCGATGAGCAAGACCCTCGCCGACGAGCTCGGCCCGCAGGGCGTCAACGTGACCGTCGTGCATCCCGGCGCGACCGCGACCGAGCGGACCCCGGCGCTGGTGGCCCGCACGGCCGAGCGGCAGGGCACCGACGCCGCCACGGCGGAGAGGTCGATGGCCCGCGGCGTCACGATCGGCCGGCTGGTCACCGCGGCCGAGGTCGCCGACGTGGTGACGTTCCTGGCCAGCCCGCGCAGCGTCGCGATCAACGGCGACGTGATCGCGGCCGGCGGCGGCGTCACGGGCTCCGTCTACTACTGA